One Glycine max cultivar Williams 82 chromosome 4, Glycine_max_v4.0, whole genome shotgun sequence DNA segment encodes these proteins:
- the LOC102660353 gene encoding uncharacterized protein, translated as MEKKKEVVPNNGKEAPYPLVLSKKDKERYFACFLEIFKKLEITIPFGEALQQMPLYTKFLKDLLSKKGKYIHSENIMVEGNYSAFIQRFLPPKCIDLGSITIPCSIGVVSVGKTLIDLGAIINLMPLSMCRRIGNLEILPTRMTLQLADRSITRPYGVVEDVLVKVRHFTFPVDFVIMDIEEDVEIPLILGRPFMLTAKCVVDMGNGNLKMSVDYQKVTFNLFDAIKHPSDHNACFKMEKVEHEVAMVARAMVLQSPLENVLTSVVDCLTKEEEKELQKCLEELDGLKGGPSEKVVFEELKKDIPTEKATVELKILPEHLRYVFLEEKEASPVVISNSLTDEEESRLVEVLKKHKAAIGWHISDLKGISPSYYMHKINMEAEYKPVR; from the coding sequence atggagaagaagaaagaggttgtccccaataatggaaaggaAGCACCATACCCATTGGTGCTGTCTAAAAAAGACAAGGAGCGATACTTTGCTTGCTTCCTTGAAATTTTCAAGAAATTGGAAATTACTATTCCTTTCGGAGAAGCCTTAcaacagatgccactctacaCTAAGTTTCTCAAGGATTTGTTGAGCAAGAAGGGTAAATATATACACAGTGAAAACATTATGGTGGAGGGCAATTATAGTGCATTTATTCAGAGGTTCCTCCCACCGAAATGCATAGATCTAGGGAGTATCACTATCCCATGCTCAATAGGTGTTGTGTCGGTTGGAAAAACACTTATTGATTTAGGGGCTATCATCAATCTGATGCCCCTGTCTATGTGTAGAAGGATAGGGAACTTGGAGATTCTACCAACTAGAATGACATTGCAGCTAGCTGATCGTTCAATCACAAGACCCTATGGTGTAGTAGAAGATGTATTGGTCAAGGTGCGTCACTTCACATTTCCTGTTGATTTTGTGATCATGGATATAGAAGAAGATGTTGAGATTCCATTGATCTTAGGCCGTCCATTCATGTTGACGGCCAAATGCGTGGTGGATATGGGAAATGGTAACCTAAAAATGAGCGTTGATTATCAAAAGGTTACCTTCAATTTATTTGACGCAATTAAGCATCCAAGTGACCATAACGCCTGTTTTAAGATGGAGAAAGTTGAACATGAGGTGGCTATGGTCGCTAGAGCTATGGTATTACAGTCTCCATTAGAAAACGTTCTAACCAGTGTTGTGGATTGCcttacaaaagaagaagaaaaagagttgCAGAAATGCCTAGAAGAGTTAGATGGGTTAAAAGGAGGTCCTTCAGAAAAAGTTGTGTTTGAAGAATTGAAAAAGGACATTCCTACAGAGAAGGCTACAGTGGAACTGAAGATATTGCCTGAGCATTTGAGGTATGTGTTTTTAGAAGAGAAGGAGGCAAGTCCAGTGGTCATTAGCAACTCGTTGACTGATGAGGAAGAGTCTCGGCTAGTAGAAGTTTTGAAGAAGCATAAGGCAGCTATTGGATGGCACATTTCCGACCTTAAGGGAATTAGCCCTTCATATTACATGCACAAGATTAACATGGAAGCCGAGTACAAACCTGTGAGATAG